One Setaria viridis chromosome 3, Setaria_viridis_v4.0, whole genome shotgun sequence DNA window includes the following coding sequences:
- the LOC117850842 gene encoding cationic amino acid transporter 1 produces the protein MAASAGSGEVRRRNGCCGGGGGGSLFPEESFRSWSAYGRALLETGPRLRDRVTARSLDSAEVNEVRGRSGADMKPTLTWWDLIWFGIGAVIGSGIFVLTGQEAKEAAGPAVVVSYAVSGVSAMLSVFCYTEFAVEIPVAGGSFAYLRVELGDFMAFIAAGNILLEYCIGGAAVARSWTSYFATLLNHHPNDFRIHATSLADDYSRLDPIAVAVVLLICLFAVLSTKGSSRFNYILSIVHLAVIAFIVVAGLTRAKASNLTADFAPFGARGVFAASAVLFFAYIGFDAVSTMAEETRNPARDIPIGLVGAMTLTTVVYCVLALVLCLMQPYAELDPDAPFSVAFTAAGMDWAKYIVAFGALKGMTTVLLVSAVGQARYLTHIARTHMVPPCLAAVHPRFGTPVNATVVMAIATAVIALFTDLGILSNLLSISTLFIFMLVAVALLVRRYYVAGETSTADRNKLAACLAVMLASSVATAVCWGMAASGWVPYAVTGAAWLAATAFLQVGVPMARTPRTWGVPLVPWLPAASILINIFLLGSIDAASFVRFGVWTAALLAYYFLFGLHASYDTAKALAGEADAARVEEGAGKAVDDGGN, from the exons ATGGCGGCgtccgccggcagcggcgaggttCGGCGGCGCAACGGTtgctgcggtggcggcgggggaggatcGCTGTTCCCGGAGGAGTCGTTCCGCAGCTGGTCGGCGTACGGTCGGGCGCTGCTGGAGACGGGCCCGCGGCTGCGGGACCGGGTGACGGCGCGGTCGCTGGACTCGGCGGAGGTGAACGAGGTGCGCGGCCGGAGCGGCGCCGACATGAAGCCCACGCTCACGTGGTGGGACCTCATCTGGTTCGGCATCGGCGCCGTCATTGGCTCCGGGATCTTCGTGCTCACGGGCCAGGAGGCCAAGGAGGCCGCCGgacccgccgtcgtcgtctcctaCGCCGTCTCCGGCGTCTCCGCCATGCTCTCCGTCTTCTGCTACACAGAGTTCGCCGTCGAGATCCCCGTCGCAG GCGGTTCGTTCGCCTACCTCCGCGTGGAGCTTGGCGACTTCATGGCGTTCATCGCCGCCGGCAACATCCTCCTCGAGTATTgcatcggcggcgcggcggtggcgcggtcgTGGACGTCCTACTTCGCCACGCTGCTCAACCACCACCCCAACGACTTCCGCATCCACGCGACCTCcctcgccgatgactactcgcGGCTCGAccccatcgccgtcgccgtcgtcctgcTCATCTGCCTCTTCGCCGTGCTCAGCACCAAGGGCTCCTCCCGCTTCAACTACATCCTCTCCATCGTCCACCTCGCCGTCATCGCCTTCATCGTCGTGGCCGGGCTCACGCGCGCCAAGGCATCCAACCTCACCGCCGACTTCGCGCCGTTCGGAGCCCGCGGCGTGTTCGCGGCGTCCGCCGTGCTCTTCTTCGCCTACATCGGCTTCGACGCCGTCTCCACCATGGCGGAGGAGACCCGGAACCCGGCAAGGGACATCCCAATCGGGCTCGTCGGCGCCATGACGCTCACCACCGTCGTCTACTGCGTGCTCGCGCTCGTGCTCTGCCTGATGCAGCCGTACGCCGAGCTCGACCCCGACGCGCCCTTCAGCGtcgccttcaccgccgccggcatGGACTGGGCCAAGTACATCGTCGCCTTCGGCGCGCTCAAGGGCATGACCACCGTGCTCCTCGTCAGCGCCGTCGGGCAGGCCAGATACCTCACCCACATCGCGCGGACGCACATGGTGCCGCCGTGCCTCGCGGCGGTGCACCCCAGGTTCGGCACCCCGGTGAACGCCACCGTCGTCATGGCCATCGCCACCGCCGTGATCGCGCTCTTCACCGACCTCGGCATCCTCTCCAACCTCCTCTCCATCTCCACGCTCTTCATCTTcatgctcgtcgccgtcgccctcctCGTCCGCCGCTACTACGTCGCCGGCGAGACTTCCACCGCCGACCGGAACAAGCTCGCGGCGTGCCTGGCCGTGATGCTCGCCTCGTCGGTGGCCACCGCGGTGTGCTGGGGGATGGCGGCGAGTGGGTGGGTCCCGTACGCGGTGACGGGCGCCGCGTGGCTCGCCGCGACGGCGTTCCTGCAGGTCGGCGTGCCCATGGCGCGGACGCCGAGGACGTGGGGGGTGCCGCTGGTGCCATGGCTGCCGGCGGCGTCCATCCTGATCAACATCTTCCTGCTGGGGTCCATCGACGCCGCGTCGTTCGTGCGGTTCGGGGTGTggacggcggcgctgctcgcctACTACTTCCTCTTCGGGCTGCACGCGTCCTACGACACGGCCAaggcgctcgccggcgaggccgacgccgcccgggtggaggaaggcgcgggCAAGGCGGTCGACGACGGCGGCAACTGA
- the LOC117850848 gene encoding nuclear transcription factor Y subunit A-7 — protein sequence MTSVVHSVSGDHRAEDQHQQQKQAEPEDQQEAPVTSSDSQPTVGTPSDYVAPYAPHDMGHAMGQYAYPNIDPYYGSLYAAYGGQPMMHPPLVGMHPTGLPLPTDAIEEPVYVNAKQYNAILRRRQSRAKAESERKLVKGRKPYLHESRHQHALKRARGAGGRFLNSKSDEKEENSDSSHKEKQNGVVPHKSGQPSTPPSPNGASSANRADSHE from the exons ATGACTTCTGTTGTTCACAGTGTTTCAG GTGACCACAGAGCTGAGGATCAACATCAACAGCAGAAGCAAGCTGAACCTGAGGATCAGCAAGAAGCACCAGTTACTAGTTCAGATAGTCAACCAACAGTGGGCACACCATCGGATTATGTGGCTCCCTATGCCCCTCATGACATGGGCCATGCAATG GGTCAATACGCCTACCCAAATATTGACCCATACTATGGAAGCCTTTATGCAGCTTATGGTGGACAGCCAATG ATGCATCCACCGTTGGTCGGAATGCATCCAACTGGCTTACCTCTGCCTACTGATGCAATTGAAGAGCCTGTGTATGTAAATGCAAAACAATACAATGCCATATTAAGGCGACGCCAATCTCGGGCTAAAGCTGAATCAGAAAGGAAGCTTGTCAAGGGCCGTAAG CCTTATCTCCATGAATCACGGCATCAGCATGCCCTGAAAAGGGCTAGGGGAGCTGGAGGCCGGTTTCTCAATTCAAAGTCAGATGAGAAGGAAGAGAACTCCGACTCCAGTCACAAAGAGAAGCAGAACGGAGTTGTGCCCCACAAGAGTGGCCAACCGTCAACCCCTCCTTCTCCTAACGGTGCATCTTCAGCTAATCGGGCAGACAGTCATGAATGA